A genomic window from Hippocampus zosterae strain Florida chromosome 13, ASM2543408v3, whole genome shotgun sequence includes:
- the LOC127613191 gene encoding GTP-binding protein Rhes-like, with protein sequence MSLEVKGKTHVRLVFLGAAGVGKTALIRRFLQDTFEAKHRRTVEELHSREYDVSGVKITVEILDTSGSYSFPAMRKLSIQNSDAFALVYAVDDPESLETVKRLREEILEIKEDKYTPMVVVGNKTDRVGERRVSGDEVLSTVEMDWNSSYLEASAKDNDNVVEVFKELLQQANLPSRLSPALRRRRETFPKHAHFRPPMNKTNSCTVS encoded by the coding sequence ATGTCACTGGAGGTGAAGGGGAAGACCCACGTGCGTCTCGTGTTCCTGGGGGCGGCCGGGGTGGGCAAGACGGCCCTGATCCGCCGCTTCCTGCAGGACACGTTTGAGGCGAAACACCGGCGCACGGTGGAGGAGCTCCACAGCCGGGAGTACGACGTAAGCGGCGTCAAGATCACCGTGGAGATCCTGGACACCAGCGGGAGCTACTCCTTCCCGGCCATGCGCAAGCTCTCCATCCAGAACAGCGACGCCTTCGCACTGGTCTACGCCGTGGATGACCCCGAGTCGCTGGAGACGGTCAAGAGATTGCGGGAAGAGATCCTGGAGATCAAGGAGGACAAGTACACCcccatggtggtggtgggcaaCAAGACGGACCGCGTGGGCGAGAGGCGGGTGTCCGGAGACGAGGTGCTGTCCACCGTGGAGATGGACTGGAACAGCAGTTACCTGGAGGCTTCGGCCAAGGACAACGACAACGTGGTGGAGGTGTTCAAGGAACTCCTGCAGCAGGCCAACCTGCCCAGCCGCCTCAGCCCGGCTCTTCGCCGACGCAGGGAGACCTTCCCCAAACACGCCCACTTCAGGCCCCCCATGAATAAGACCAACAGCTGCACCGTGTCCTAA